The Argentina anserina chromosome 3, drPotAnse1.1, whole genome shotgun sequence genome includes a region encoding these proteins:
- the LOC126789329 gene encoding callose synthase 3-like isoform X1, giving the protein MSSSSRAGADQPPQPQRRLQRTQTAGNLGETAFDSEVVPSSLVKIAPILRVANEVEPHNPRVAYLCRFYAFEQAHNLDPTSSGRGVRQFKTSLLQRLERENDPTLMGRVKKSDAREMQSFYQHYYKKYIQALQNVADKADRAQLTKAYQTANVLFEVLRAVNMTQSIEVSHEILEAHGKVAEKTELLVAYNILPLDRDSANQAIMRYPEIQAAVFALRNTRGLPWPKEYKKKKDEDVLDWLQSMFGFQKDSVANQREHLILLLANVHIRQFPKPDQQPKLDDRALTEVMKKLFKNYKKWCKYLGRKSSLWLPTIQQEVQQRKLLYMGLYLLIWGEAANLRFMPECLCYIYHHMAFELYGMLAGNVSPMTGENVKPAYGGEEEAFLKKVVTPIYKVIAEEADRSKRGKSKHSQWRNYDDINEYFWSVDCFRLGWPMRADADFFCMPSERRFFDKSSEDNKTATGDRWVGKVNFVEIRSFWHIFRSFDRMWSFFILCLQVMIIVAWNGSGQPTSIFSADVFKKALSVFITAAILKLGQAVLDVILSWKSRRSMSFHVKLRYIAKVISAAAWVIILPVTYAYTWENPPGFAQTIKGWFGNNSNSPSLFILAVVIYLSPNMLAGVLFLFPFIRRFLERSNYRIVMLMMWWSQPRLYVGRGMHEGTFSLFKYTMFWVLLIVTKLAFSYYIEIKPLVGPTKAIMSVRITSFQWHEFFPRAKNNIGVVIALWAPIILVYFMDTQIWYAIYSTIFGGIYGAFRRLGEIRTLGMLRSRFESLPGAFNAKLIPVDKSGPKKKGLKATLSRTFGQVEGSKEKQAARFAQLWNKIISSFREEDLIDNREMDLLLVPYWADRDLDLIQWPPFLLASKIPIALDMAKDSNGKDKELTKRILADEYMHCAVLECYASFRNIIKFLVQGNREKDVIDYIFSEVDKHIAEGKLIREFKMSALPSLYDHFVRLIDFLSKNNQEDRDQVVILFQDMLEVVTRDIMMEDHIFSMVDSVHGGLGHEGMIPLDQHQQHQLFASAGAIKFPLTHVTEAWNEKAWKEKINRLYLLLTTKESAMDVPSNLEARRRISFFSNSLFMDMPPAPKVRNMLSFSVLTPYYTEEVLFSIEGLKLPNEDGVSILFYLQKIFPDEWNNFLERVKCTSEELKWSDELEEDLRLWASYRGQTLTRTVRGMMYYRKALELQAFLDMAKDEDLMEGYKAIELDSEDQSKEGRSLWAQCQAVADMKFTYVVSCQLYGIQKRSGDYRAKDILRLMTTYPSLRVAYIDEVEEPSQDRAQKINQKAYYSTLVKAAMPKSIDSSEPVQNLDEIIYRIKLPGPAILGEGKPENQNHAIIFTRGEGLQTIDMNQDNYMEEALKMRNLLQEFLKHDGVRLPTILGLREHIFTGSVSSLAWFMSNQENSFVTIGQRLLANPLKVRFHYGHPDVFDRLFHLSRGGVSKASKVINLSEDIFAGFNSTLREGNVTHHEYIQVGKGRDVGLNQISMFEAKIANGNGEQTLSRDIYRLGHRFDFFRMLSCYFTTIGFYYSTLITVLTVYVFLYGRLYLVLSGLEEGLSTQAAIRDNKPLQVALASQSFVQIGFLMALPMLMEIGLEKGFRTALSEFVLMQLQLAPVFFTFSLGTKTHYYGRTLLHGGAKYRSTGRGFVVFHAKFADNYRLYSRSHFVKGIELLILLVVYQIFGHTYKSVVAYILITVSMWFMVVTWLFAPFLFNPSGFEWQKIVDDWTDWNKWISNRGGIGVPPEKSWESWWEEEQEHLHYSGKRGIIAEILLSTRFFIYQYGLVYHLNIAKNNKSVLVYGVSWLVIVLILFVMKTVSVGRRKFSAEYQLVFRLIKGLIFVTFVSILITLIVLPHMTLQDIIVCILAFMPTGWGMLMIAQACKPLVHKAGLWPSVRTLARGYEIVMGLLLFTPIAFLAWFPFVSEFQTRMLFNQAFSRGLQISRILGGQRKDRSSQNE; this is encoded by the exons ATGTCGTCGTCGTCGAGAGCGGGGGCGGATCAGCCGCCGCAGCCGCAGCGGCGTCTCCAGCGGACGCAGACAGCTGGAAACCTAGGGGAGACGGCTTTTGACAGTGAGGTGGTGCCGTCGTCGCTCGTCAAAATCGCTCCGATTCTTCGTGTGGCCAACGAGGTCGAACCGCACAATCCCAGGGTTGCTTATCTAT GTCGATTTTATGCCTTTGAGCAAGCACATAACTTGGATCCCACTTCTAGTGGGCGTGGTGTTCGTCAGTTTAAAACTTCTCTTCTTCAACGTCTGGAAAGG GAGAATGATCCGACCCTTATGGGAAGGGTGAAAAAAAGTGATGCACGTGAAATGCAAAGCTTTTATCAACACTattacaaaaaatatattcaagctttgcaaaatgtgGCCGATAAAGCTGACCG TGCACAACTTACCAAGGCCTACCAGACTGCCAATGTTCTATTTGAGGTTTTAAGGGCTGTTAATATGACACAATCTATCGAAGTCTCTCATGAG ATATTGGAAGCTCATGGTAAAGTTGCGGAAAAGACAGAGCTATTGGTTGCTTACAATATCCTTCCACTTGATCGCGACAGTGCAAATCAAGCCATTATGAGATACCCTGAG ATTCAAGCTGCTGTTTTTGCTCTTCGTAACACCAGAGGTCTTCCTTGGCCGAAGgaatacaaaaagaaaaaagacgaGGATGTTCTTGATTGGCTGCAGTCTATGTTTGGGTTTCAG AAGGACAGCGTGGCAAATCAACGGGAACACCTGATATTATTACTTGCAAACGTGCACATAAGACAGTTTCCAAAGCCTGATCAACAGCCTAAG TTGGATGACCGTGCTCTGACAGAAGTGATGAAGAAGCTTTTCAAGAATTACAAAAAATGGTGCAAGTACCTGGGCCGGAAAAGTAGCCTTTG GTTACCGACCATACAGCAAGAGGTGCAACAGCGTAAGCTACTATACATGGGTCTATATCTTTTGATTTGGGGCGAAGCAGCGAATTTGAGATTCATGCCGGAATGCCTTTGTTACATTTATCATCAT atgGCATTCGAATTGTATGGTATGTTAGCTGGGAATGTCAGTCCAATGACAGGAGAAAATGTGAAGCCAGCCTATGGAGGTGAAGAAGAGGCTTTCTTGAAGAAAGTTGTGACTCCTATTTACAAAGTGATTGCTGAG GAAGCTGATAGAAGCAAACGAGGGAAATCAAAGCATTCACAGTGGAGGAACTATGACGACATAAATGAATACTTTTG GTCGGTGGATTGTTTCCGCTTGGGTTGGCCAATGCGTGCggatgctgatttcttttgcatgcCTAGTGAAAGACGTTTTTTTGATAAAAGCAGTGAG GATAACAAAACAGCTACTGGAGATCGATGGGTTGGGAAAGTTAACTTCGTAGAGATACGGTCATTTTGGCATATCTTTAGAAGCTTTGATCGCATGTGGAGTTTCTTTATTCTATGTTTACAG GTCATGATTATTGTTGCTTGGAATGGCTCTGGCCAACCCACATCAATCTTTTCTGCCGATGTATTCAAGAAAGCTTTGAGCGTCTTCATAACTGCCGCAATATTGAAGCTTGGGCAAG CTGTTCTAGATGTAATACTTAGCTGGAAGTCTAGGCGTAGTATGTCATTCCATGTGAAGTTGAGATACATTGCTAAGGTCATTTCAGCTGCTGCATGGGTCATAATTCTACCGGTTACATATGCGTATACTTGGGAAAACCCTCCTGGGTTTGCTCAAACCATTAAAGGATGGTTTGGCAATAATTCAAATTCCCCCTCCTTATTCATCTTGGCTGTTGTTATCTACTTGTCACCAAATATGCTGGCTGGGGTGTTGTTTCTTTTCCCATTTATTCGTCGATTCCTTGAGCGATCGAACTATAGAATTGTGATGCTTATGATGTGGTGGTCACAG CCTCGGCTCTATGTTGGGAGGGGAATGCATGAGGGTACATTTTCCCTTTTCAA GTACACAATGTTTTGGGTTCTTCTTATAGTCACAAAGTTGGCATTCAGTTACTATATAGAG ATAAAGCCTTTAGTAGGTCCCACAAAAGCCATCATGAGCGTACGTATAACTAGCTTCCAGTGGCACGAGTTCTTTCCCCGTG CAAAGAACAATATTGGTGTTGTGATTGCACTCTGGGCTCCAATTATCCTT gTCTATTTTATGGACACCCAGATTTGGTATGCAATATACTCAACGATATTTGGAGGTATATATGGTGCATTCCGTCGCCTTGGAGAG ATTCGGACCCTAGGAATGCTAAGATCTCGATTTGAATCATTGCCTGGTGCTTTTAATGCCAAGTTGATCCCGGTGGACAAGAGTGGGCCAAAGAAGAAAGGACTGAAGGCTACGTTGTCCCGCACCTTTGGTCAG GTAGAAGGTAGCAAAGAAAAACAGGCTGCAAGGTTTGCGCAATTGTGGAACAAAATAATAAGTAGTTTCAGAGAGGAAGATCTTATTGACAATAG gGAAATGGACCTTTTGCTTGTTCCTTATTGGGCTGATCGTGATTTGGACCTTATACAGTGGCCTCCATTTTTACTTGCTAGCAAG ATTCCTATAGCACTAGACATGGCCAAGGACAGCAATGGCAAGGATAAAGAGCTAACAAAAAGGATCTTGGCTGATGAATACATGCATTGTGCTGTTCTTGAATGCTATGCTTCTTTTAGGAACATAATTAAGTTCCTGGTTCAGGGGAACCGTGAGAAAGA TGTTATAGATTACATATTTTCTGAGGTCGACAAGCACATAGCAGAGGGTAAACTGATCCGTGAATTCAAGATGAGTGCTCTTCCTAGCCTCTATGACCACTTTGTTAGGCTTATTGATTTCTTG TCTAAGAATAACCAGGAAGACAGGGATCAGGTTGTGATTTTATTCCAGGACATGCTGGAGGTAGTGACAAGAGACATAATGATGGAGGACCATATATTCAG CATGGTAGATTCAGTCCACGGTGGGTTGGGCCATGAGGGGATGATACCGCTTGATCAACATCAACAGCATCAGTTGTTTGCATCTGCGGGAGCTATTAAATTTCCTCTAACACATGTGACAGAGGCTTGGAATGAGAAGGCATGGAAGGAGAAG ATTAATCGTCTTTATCTGTTACTTACAACAAAGGAGTCTGCCATGGACGTGCCATCCAACTTAGAAGCTAGAAGGcgaatttctttcttttcgaattcattgtttatGGATATGCCTCCAGCACCAAAAGTTCGCAATATGCTCTCTTTCTC TGTGTTAACTCCTTACTACACTGAGGAGGTTCTCTTTTCCATTGAAGGGCTGAAGCTTCCGAATGAAGATGGTGTCTCAATTTTGTTCTACTTGCAAAAGATTTTCCCAG ATGAATGGAACAACTTTCTTGAGCGCGTAAAATGCACCAGCGAGGAACTTAAATGGTCTGATGAATTGGAAGAAGATCTTCGCCTATGGGCATCATATAGAGGCCAAACTTTGACTCGTACTG TTAGAGGAATGATGTACTACCGGAAAGCTTTGGAGCTTCAGGCTTTTCTCGATATGGCCAAAGATGAAG ATCTAATGGAAGGATATAAGGCCATAGAATTGGATTCAGAAGATCAATCAAAGGAGGGAAGGTCACTATGGGCACAATGTCAAGCAGTAGCTGATATGAAATTCACATATGTGGTTTCATGCCAACTGTATGGGATTCAGAAGCGATCTGGTGATTATCGTGCAAAGGACATTCTGAGGCTCATGACAAC ATACCCATCATTACGAGTGGCATATATTGATGAGGTTGAAGAACCTAGCCAAGATAGGGCTCAGAAGATAAACCAAAAAGCTTATTATTCTACTTTAGTAAAGGCTGCTATGCCAAAGTCCATTGATTCTTCAGAGCCGGTACAAAATCTTGACGAG ATTATTTATCGCATAAAGCTTCCAGGGCCTGCTATCTTGGGAGAGGGAAAGccagaaaatcaaaatcatgcCATTATTTTTACACGTGGAGAAGGTTTGCAGACAATTGACATGAACCAG GATAACTACATGGAAGAAGCTTTGAAAATGaggaatttgctacaagaatTTCTCAAGCATGATGGCGTGAGGCTTCCTACAATTCTTGGACTGAGGGAGCATATATTTACAGGAAG TGTTTCGTCTCTAGCTTGGTTCATGTCAAATCAGGAGAACAGTTTTGTGACTATTGGTCAAAGACTTTTGGCCAACCCTCTCAA GGTTCGATTTCATTATGGCCATCCCGATGTGTTTGACAGGCTCTTTCACCTTAGTAGAGGGGGTGTCAGTAAAGCATCCAAGGTTATCAATTTGAGTGAAGACATTTTTGCTG GCTTCAATTCCACTCTTCGTGAAGGCAATGTAACTCATCACGAATACATCCAAGTGGGGAAAGGGAGAGATGTCGGTCTTAATCAAATCTCCATGTTTGAGGCAAAAATTGCTAATGGCAATGGAGAGCAGACACTCAGTCGAGATATATACCGCCTTGGACATCGTTTTGACTTTTTCCGTATGTTGTCATGCTATTTCACCACAATTGGTTTCTACTACAGTACTCTG ATCACTGTGCTTACAGTTTATGTGTTCCTATACGGTCGCCTCTACCTGGTTCTTAGTGGACTTGAAGAAGGTTTGAGCACTCAAGCAGCAATTCGAGATAATAAGCCTCTTCAAGTTGCTCTTGCTTCTCAATCATTTGTCCAAATAGGATTCTTGATGGCTTTGCCTATGTTGATGGAAATTGGGTTGGAAAAGGGTTTCCGAACTGCACTGAGTGAATTTGTATTGATGCAATTGCAACTGGCGCCAGTATTTTTCACATTCTCACTTGGGACAAAGACCCACTATTATGGACGAACTTTACTGCATGGTGGTGCCAAATATAGATCTACAGGACGTGGGTTTGTAGTGTTCCATGCCAAGTTTGCCGACAACTATAGGCTCTACTCCCGCAGCCACTTTGTTAAAGGTATTGAGCTCTTGATTTTACTTGTGGTGTACCAGATCTTTGGTCATACATATAAAAGCGTAGTTGCCTACATTTTGATCACCGTATCTATGTGGTTTATGGTGGTTACCTGGCTTTTTGCTCCCTTTCTGTTCAATCCTTCTGGTTTTGAGTGGCAAAAGATCGTTGATGATTGGACTGATTGGAATAAGTGGATAAGCAACCGTGGTGGTATAGGTGTTCCACCTGAAAAAAGTTGGGAATCATGGTGGGAAGAGgaacaagaacatcttcactACTCTGGCAAACGTGGTATTATAGCTGAGATACTGCTGTCTACACGATTCTTTATCTATCAATATGGGCTTGTATACCACTTAAACATTGCAAAGAACAACAAGAGTGTCCTG GTCTATGGTGTCTCATGGCTGGTGATTGTTCTTATCTTGTTTGTCATGAAG ACTGTATCTGTTGGTAGGAGAAAGTTCAGTGCTGAGTACCAACTTGTATTCCGGCTGATCAAGGGATTAATATTCGTGACTTTCGTGTCCATTTTGATCACCTTGATTGTGCTACCTCATATGACCCTGCAGGACATCATTGTTTGCATTCTTGCTTTCATGCCAACTGGTTGGGGGATGCTTATG ATTGCCCAAGCTTGCAAGCCTCTTGTTCACAAAGCCGGTCTATGGCCATCCGTGCGGACTCTCGCTCGCGGCTATGAGATAGTGATGGGCTTGCTCCTGTTCACCCCAATTGCATTCTTGGCCTGGTTTCCTTTTGTTTCGGAATTTCAAACTCGTATGCTCTTCAACCAAGCATTCAGTAGAGGTCTGCAGATTTCTCGTATTCTTGGTGGACAACGCAAGGATCGTTCATCCCAGAACGAGTGA
- the LOC126789329 gene encoding callose synthase 3-like isoform X2, producing the protein MSSSSRAGADQPPQPQRRLQRTQTAGNLGETAFDSEVVPSSLVKIAPILRVANEVEPHNPRVAYLCRFYAFEQAHNLDPTSSGRGVRQFKTSLLQRLERENDPTLMGRVKKSDAREMQSFYQHYYKKYIQALQNVADKADRAQLTKAYQTANVLFEVLRAVNMTQSIEVSHEILEAHGKVAEKTELLVAYNILPLDRDSANQAIMRYPEIQAAVFALRNTRGLPWPKEYKKKKDEDVLDWLQSMFGFQKDSVANQREHLILLLANVHIRQFPKPDQQPKLDDRALTEVMKKLFKNYKKWCKYLGRKSSLWLPTIQQEVQQRKLLYMGLYLLIWGEAANLRFMPECLCYIYHHMAFELYGMLAGNVSPMTGENVKPAYGGEEEAFLKKVVTPIYKVIAEEADRSKRGKSKHSQWRNYDDINEYFWSVDCFRLGWPMRADADFFCMPSERRFFDKSSEDNKTATGDRWVGKVNFVEIRSFWHIFRSFDRMWSFFILCLQVMIIVAWNGSGQPTSIFSADVFKKALSVFITAAILKLGQAVLDVILSWKSRRSMSFHVKLRYIAKVISAAAWVIILPVTYAYTWENPPGFAQTIKGWFGNNSNSPSLFILAVVIYLSPNMLAGVLFLFPFIRRFLERSNYRIVMLMMWWSQPRLYVGRGMHEGTFSLFKYTMFWVLLIVTKLAFSYYIEIKPLVGPTKAIMSVRITSFQWHEFFPRAKNNIGVVIALWAPIILVYFMDTQIWYAIYSTIFGGIYGAFRRLGEIRTLGMLRSRFESLPGAFNAKLIPVDKSGPKKKGLKATLSRTFGQVEGSKEKQAARFAQLWNKIISSFREEDLIDNREMDLLLVPYWADRDLDLIQWPPFLLASKIPIALDMAKDSNGKDKELTKRILADEYMHCAVLECYASFRNIIKFLVQGNREKDVIDYIFSEVDKHIAEGKLIREFKMSALPSLYDHFVRLIDFLSKNNQEDRDQVVILFQDMLEVVTRDIMMEDHIFSMVDSVHGGLGHEGMIPLDQHQQHQLFASAGAIKFPLTHVTEAWNEKAWKEKINRLYLLLTTKESAMDVPSNLEARRRISFFSNSLFMDMPPAPKVRNMLSFSVLTPYYTEEVLFSIEGLKLPNEDGVSILFYLQKIFPDEWNNFLERVKCTSEELKWSDELEEDLRLWASYRGQTLTRTVRGMMYYRKALELQAFLDMAKDEDLMEGYKAIELDSEDQSKEGRSLWAQCQAVADMKFTYVVSCQLYGIQKRSGDYRAKDILRLMTTYPSLRVAYIDEVEEPSQDRAQKINQKAYYSTLVKAAMPKSIDSSEPVQNLDEIIYRIKLPGPAILGEGKPENQNHAIIFTRGEGLQTIDMNQDNYMEEALKMRNLLQEFLKHDGVRLPTILGLREHIFTGSVSSLAWFMSNQENSFVTIGQRLLANPLKVRFHYGHPDVFDRLFHLSRGGVSKASKVINLSEDIFAGFNSTLREGNVTHHEYIQVGKGRDVGLNQISMFEAKIANGNGEQTLSRDIYRLGHRFDFFRMLSCYFTTIGFYYSTLITVLTVYVFLYGRLYLVLSGLEEGLSTQAAIRDNKPLQVALASQSFVQIGFLMALPMLMEIGLEKGFRTALSEFVLMQLQLAPVFFTFSLGTKTHYYGRTLLHGGAKYRSTGRGFVVFHAKFADNYRLYSRSHFVKDR; encoded by the exons ATGTCGTCGTCGTCGAGAGCGGGGGCGGATCAGCCGCCGCAGCCGCAGCGGCGTCTCCAGCGGACGCAGACAGCTGGAAACCTAGGGGAGACGGCTTTTGACAGTGAGGTGGTGCCGTCGTCGCTCGTCAAAATCGCTCCGATTCTTCGTGTGGCCAACGAGGTCGAACCGCACAATCCCAGGGTTGCTTATCTAT GTCGATTTTATGCCTTTGAGCAAGCACATAACTTGGATCCCACTTCTAGTGGGCGTGGTGTTCGTCAGTTTAAAACTTCTCTTCTTCAACGTCTGGAAAGG GAGAATGATCCGACCCTTATGGGAAGGGTGAAAAAAAGTGATGCACGTGAAATGCAAAGCTTTTATCAACACTattacaaaaaatatattcaagctttgcaaaatgtgGCCGATAAAGCTGACCG TGCACAACTTACCAAGGCCTACCAGACTGCCAATGTTCTATTTGAGGTTTTAAGGGCTGTTAATATGACACAATCTATCGAAGTCTCTCATGAG ATATTGGAAGCTCATGGTAAAGTTGCGGAAAAGACAGAGCTATTGGTTGCTTACAATATCCTTCCACTTGATCGCGACAGTGCAAATCAAGCCATTATGAGATACCCTGAG ATTCAAGCTGCTGTTTTTGCTCTTCGTAACACCAGAGGTCTTCCTTGGCCGAAGgaatacaaaaagaaaaaagacgaGGATGTTCTTGATTGGCTGCAGTCTATGTTTGGGTTTCAG AAGGACAGCGTGGCAAATCAACGGGAACACCTGATATTATTACTTGCAAACGTGCACATAAGACAGTTTCCAAAGCCTGATCAACAGCCTAAG TTGGATGACCGTGCTCTGACAGAAGTGATGAAGAAGCTTTTCAAGAATTACAAAAAATGGTGCAAGTACCTGGGCCGGAAAAGTAGCCTTTG GTTACCGACCATACAGCAAGAGGTGCAACAGCGTAAGCTACTATACATGGGTCTATATCTTTTGATTTGGGGCGAAGCAGCGAATTTGAGATTCATGCCGGAATGCCTTTGTTACATTTATCATCAT atgGCATTCGAATTGTATGGTATGTTAGCTGGGAATGTCAGTCCAATGACAGGAGAAAATGTGAAGCCAGCCTATGGAGGTGAAGAAGAGGCTTTCTTGAAGAAAGTTGTGACTCCTATTTACAAAGTGATTGCTGAG GAAGCTGATAGAAGCAAACGAGGGAAATCAAAGCATTCACAGTGGAGGAACTATGACGACATAAATGAATACTTTTG GTCGGTGGATTGTTTCCGCTTGGGTTGGCCAATGCGTGCggatgctgatttcttttgcatgcCTAGTGAAAGACGTTTTTTTGATAAAAGCAGTGAG GATAACAAAACAGCTACTGGAGATCGATGGGTTGGGAAAGTTAACTTCGTAGAGATACGGTCATTTTGGCATATCTTTAGAAGCTTTGATCGCATGTGGAGTTTCTTTATTCTATGTTTACAG GTCATGATTATTGTTGCTTGGAATGGCTCTGGCCAACCCACATCAATCTTTTCTGCCGATGTATTCAAGAAAGCTTTGAGCGTCTTCATAACTGCCGCAATATTGAAGCTTGGGCAAG CTGTTCTAGATGTAATACTTAGCTGGAAGTCTAGGCGTAGTATGTCATTCCATGTGAAGTTGAGATACATTGCTAAGGTCATTTCAGCTGCTGCATGGGTCATAATTCTACCGGTTACATATGCGTATACTTGGGAAAACCCTCCTGGGTTTGCTCAAACCATTAAAGGATGGTTTGGCAATAATTCAAATTCCCCCTCCTTATTCATCTTGGCTGTTGTTATCTACTTGTCACCAAATATGCTGGCTGGGGTGTTGTTTCTTTTCCCATTTATTCGTCGATTCCTTGAGCGATCGAACTATAGAATTGTGATGCTTATGATGTGGTGGTCACAG CCTCGGCTCTATGTTGGGAGGGGAATGCATGAGGGTACATTTTCCCTTTTCAA GTACACAATGTTTTGGGTTCTTCTTATAGTCACAAAGTTGGCATTCAGTTACTATATAGAG ATAAAGCCTTTAGTAGGTCCCACAAAAGCCATCATGAGCGTACGTATAACTAGCTTCCAGTGGCACGAGTTCTTTCCCCGTG CAAAGAACAATATTGGTGTTGTGATTGCACTCTGGGCTCCAATTATCCTT gTCTATTTTATGGACACCCAGATTTGGTATGCAATATACTCAACGATATTTGGAGGTATATATGGTGCATTCCGTCGCCTTGGAGAG ATTCGGACCCTAGGAATGCTAAGATCTCGATTTGAATCATTGCCTGGTGCTTTTAATGCCAAGTTGATCCCGGTGGACAAGAGTGGGCCAAAGAAGAAAGGACTGAAGGCTACGTTGTCCCGCACCTTTGGTCAG GTAGAAGGTAGCAAAGAAAAACAGGCTGCAAGGTTTGCGCAATTGTGGAACAAAATAATAAGTAGTTTCAGAGAGGAAGATCTTATTGACAATAG gGAAATGGACCTTTTGCTTGTTCCTTATTGGGCTGATCGTGATTTGGACCTTATACAGTGGCCTCCATTTTTACTTGCTAGCAAG ATTCCTATAGCACTAGACATGGCCAAGGACAGCAATGGCAAGGATAAAGAGCTAACAAAAAGGATCTTGGCTGATGAATACATGCATTGTGCTGTTCTTGAATGCTATGCTTCTTTTAGGAACATAATTAAGTTCCTGGTTCAGGGGAACCGTGAGAAAGA TGTTATAGATTACATATTTTCTGAGGTCGACAAGCACATAGCAGAGGGTAAACTGATCCGTGAATTCAAGATGAGTGCTCTTCCTAGCCTCTATGACCACTTTGTTAGGCTTATTGATTTCTTG TCTAAGAATAACCAGGAAGACAGGGATCAGGTTGTGATTTTATTCCAGGACATGCTGGAGGTAGTGACAAGAGACATAATGATGGAGGACCATATATTCAG CATGGTAGATTCAGTCCACGGTGGGTTGGGCCATGAGGGGATGATACCGCTTGATCAACATCAACAGCATCAGTTGTTTGCATCTGCGGGAGCTATTAAATTTCCTCTAACACATGTGACAGAGGCTTGGAATGAGAAGGCATGGAAGGAGAAG ATTAATCGTCTTTATCTGTTACTTACAACAAAGGAGTCTGCCATGGACGTGCCATCCAACTTAGAAGCTAGAAGGcgaatttctttcttttcgaattcattgtttatGGATATGCCTCCAGCACCAAAAGTTCGCAATATGCTCTCTTTCTC TGTGTTAACTCCTTACTACACTGAGGAGGTTCTCTTTTCCATTGAAGGGCTGAAGCTTCCGAATGAAGATGGTGTCTCAATTTTGTTCTACTTGCAAAAGATTTTCCCAG ATGAATGGAACAACTTTCTTGAGCGCGTAAAATGCACCAGCGAGGAACTTAAATGGTCTGATGAATTGGAAGAAGATCTTCGCCTATGGGCATCATATAGAGGCCAAACTTTGACTCGTACTG TTAGAGGAATGATGTACTACCGGAAAGCTTTGGAGCTTCAGGCTTTTCTCGATATGGCCAAAGATGAAG ATCTAATGGAAGGATATAAGGCCATAGAATTGGATTCAGAAGATCAATCAAAGGAGGGAAGGTCACTATGGGCACAATGTCAAGCAGTAGCTGATATGAAATTCACATATGTGGTTTCATGCCAACTGTATGGGATTCAGAAGCGATCTGGTGATTATCGTGCAAAGGACATTCTGAGGCTCATGACAAC ATACCCATCATTACGAGTGGCATATATTGATGAGGTTGAAGAACCTAGCCAAGATAGGGCTCAGAAGATAAACCAAAAAGCTTATTATTCTACTTTAGTAAAGGCTGCTATGCCAAAGTCCATTGATTCTTCAGAGCCGGTACAAAATCTTGACGAG ATTATTTATCGCATAAAGCTTCCAGGGCCTGCTATCTTGGGAGAGGGAAAGccagaaaatcaaaatcatgcCATTATTTTTACACGTGGAGAAGGTTTGCAGACAATTGACATGAACCAG GATAACTACATGGAAGAAGCTTTGAAAATGaggaatttgctacaagaatTTCTCAAGCATGATGGCGTGAGGCTTCCTACAATTCTTGGACTGAGGGAGCATATATTTACAGGAAG TGTTTCGTCTCTAGCTTGGTTCATGTCAAATCAGGAGAACAGTTTTGTGACTATTGGTCAAAGACTTTTGGCCAACCCTCTCAA GGTTCGATTTCATTATGGCCATCCCGATGTGTTTGACAGGCTCTTTCACCTTAGTAGAGGGGGTGTCAGTAAAGCATCCAAGGTTATCAATTTGAGTGAAGACATTTTTGCTG GCTTCAATTCCACTCTTCGTGAAGGCAATGTAACTCATCACGAATACATCCAAGTGGGGAAAGGGAGAGATGTCGGTCTTAATCAAATCTCCATGTTTGAGGCAAAAATTGCTAATGGCAATGGAGAGCAGACACTCAGTCGAGATATATACCGCCTTGGACATCGTTTTGACTTTTTCCGTATGTTGTCATGCTATTTCACCACAATTGGTTTCTACTACAGTACTCTG ATCACTGTGCTTACAGTTTATGTGTTCCTATACGGTCGCCTCTACCTGGTTCTTAGTGGACTTGAAGAAGGTTTGAGCACTCAAGCAGCAATTCGAGATAATAAGCCTCTTCAAGTTGCTCTTGCTTCTCAATCATTTGTCCAAATAGGATTCTTGATGGCTTTGCCTATGTTGATGGAAATTGGGTTGGAAAAGGGTTTCCGAACTGCACTGAGTGAATTTGTATTGATGCAATTGCAACTGGCGCCAGTATTTTTCACATTCTCACTTGGGACAAAGACCCACTATTATGGACGAACTTTACTGCATGGTGGTGCCAAATATAGATCTACAGGACGTGGGTTTGTAGTGTTCCATGCCAAGTTTGCCGACAACTATAGGCTCTACTCCCGCAGCCACTTTGTTAAAG ATCGTTGA